The following coding sequences lie in one Vicinamibacterales bacterium genomic window:
- a CDS encoding amino acid permease, with translation MAGSLFRVKSIDRLMSEAAATGEGTLKRTLGPLSLVALGIGAIIGAGLFVRTAAAIADRAGPSVVLAFMVAGVGCAFAGLCYAEFASMIPVAGSAYTYSYATMGELVAWIIGWDLVLEYAVGAATVAIAWSEYANRVIAWFGPRIPYEWTHSPFERAADTGVHGIMNLPAVFILAALTALLIRGTKESAFVNGVIVVVKVSIVLLVIGIGWGFINPANHTPLVPAAALYTTPEGVTHNYGGIMGILGAAGVVFFAYIGFDAVSTAAQEAKNPKRDMPIGILGSLVVCTILYVLFSYVLSGVATVEDFRSTGREASVAFAISKYMIGYEWLSKSVTVAILFGFSSVILVMLLGQSRVFYSMSHDGLVPAIFSDVHPKYRTPYKSNLVFFVFTGLFAAFIPGDIVGEMTSIGTLFAFILVCIGVWIMRNRRPDIPRGFTVPALPVVSTLGVIVCGAMIYGLGWTNWARLLVWLIIGMVFYFGYGRSHSRLKDA, from the coding sequence GTGGCTGGTTCACTGTTCAGGGTCAAATCCATCGACCGCCTGATGAGCGAGGCCGCCGCGACCGGTGAAGGCACGCTCAAGCGGACGCTCGGACCGTTGTCGCTAGTGGCGCTCGGCATTGGAGCGATCATCGGCGCCGGCCTGTTCGTCCGCACCGCGGCCGCGATTGCGGACCGCGCCGGCCCGTCGGTGGTCCTGGCGTTCATGGTGGCGGGAGTCGGCTGCGCGTTCGCAGGGCTCTGCTACGCCGAGTTCGCCTCGATGATTCCGGTCGCCGGCAGCGCCTACACCTATTCGTACGCGACGATGGGGGAGCTGGTGGCGTGGATCATCGGCTGGGACCTGGTCCTCGAATACGCGGTCGGCGCCGCGACGGTGGCGATCGCCTGGAGTGAGTACGCCAATCGCGTGATCGCCTGGTTCGGGCCGCGCATTCCCTACGAATGGACGCATTCCCCCTTCGAGCGTGCCGCCGACACCGGCGTGCACGGCATCATGAACCTCCCGGCCGTGTTCATTCTCGCGGCGCTCACGGCGCTGCTGATCCGTGGCACCAAGGAATCGGCGTTCGTCAACGGGGTGATCGTCGTCGTCAAGGTGTCGATCGTCCTGCTGGTGATCGGGATCGGCTGGGGCTTCATCAACCCGGCGAACCACACGCCGCTCGTGCCCGCGGCCGCGCTCTACACCACGCCGGAAGGGGTCACGCACAACTACGGCGGCATCATGGGGATTCTCGGCGCAGCCGGGGTCGTCTTCTTCGCCTACATCGGGTTCGACGCGGTGTCGACCGCGGCGCAGGAAGCCAAGAACCCGAAGCGCGACATGCCGATCGGAATTCTCGGGTCGCTGGTGGTCTGCACGATTCTCTACGTGCTGTTCTCCTACGTGCTGAGCGGAGTCGCGACGGTGGAAGACTTCCGCTCGACCGGCCGCGAGGCCTCGGTGGCGTTCGCCATCTCCAAGTACATGATCGGCTACGAGTGGCTGTCGAAGTCGGTGACGGTGGCGATCCTCTTCGGCTTCTCGTCGGTCATCCTGGTGATGCTGCTCGGCCAGTCGCGCGTGTTCTATTCGATGAGCCACGACGGCCTGGTGCCGGCGATCTTCTCCGACGTGCACCCGAAGTACCGCACCCCCTACAAGTCGAACCTGGTGTTCTTCGTGTTCACGGGGCTGTTCGCCGCGTTCATTCCCGGCGACATCGTCGGCGAAATGACGAGCATCGGTACGTTGTTCGCGTTCATCCTGGTGTGCATCGGCGTATGGATCATGCGCAACCGCCGGCCCGACATACCGCGCGGGTTCACGGTGCCGGCGCTGCCGGTCGTCTCGACGCTGGGCGTGATCGTCTGTGGCGCGATGATCTACGGCCTGGGCTGGACGAACTGGGCCCGGCTCCTCGTGTGGCTGATCATCGGGATGGTCTTCTACTTCGGGTACGGCCGCAGCCACAGCCGCCTCAAGGACGCCTGA
- a CDS encoding NAD-binding protein → MARPQPWWGVGWRLLALLILALMAVGTAGYTLIEGWPLWDSFYMTVITITTVGYEEVHPLTRAGQAFTVVILLTGVGTFFYAFTLFLTLLSAEDWTERRERKRLTRMLDELQDHFIICGFGRMGEIIAREFARHNVPFVIIERNPDRMHLAMEQGFVAVEADASSEDVLRRVHIGRARGLVAAVSTDAENVYAVLSARLLRPDLFIVGRAETDDARTKLKRAGADRVISPYHLGGVQLAQTALRPAVVDFVQLATSSDNMDLNLEQVHIGSGSSLDGSNLIEAGVRQRFGVVVVGIRHADGRMDFNPEPEMVMRAGDDLVVLGRGSNLRELEAAAAAKNGARERAIT, encoded by the coding sequence GTGGCGCGTCCGCAGCCATGGTGGGGAGTGGGCTGGCGCCTGCTGGCGTTGCTCATCCTCGCATTGATGGCGGTGGGGACGGCCGGCTATACGCTCATCGAGGGCTGGCCGCTGTGGGACTCGTTCTACATGACCGTGATCACCATCACCACGGTCGGCTACGAGGAAGTCCACCCGCTCACGCGCGCGGGACAGGCCTTCACGGTGGTGATCCTTCTGACCGGCGTGGGCACGTTCTTCTACGCGTTCACGCTGTTCCTGACGCTGCTCTCGGCGGAAGACTGGACCGAACGGCGTGAACGCAAGCGGCTGACGCGCATGCTTGACGAACTGCAGGACCATTTCATCATCTGCGGCTTCGGCCGCATGGGCGAGATCATCGCCCGTGAATTCGCCCGCCACAACGTGCCGTTCGTGATCATCGAACGCAATCCCGACCGGATGCACCTGGCGATGGAGCAGGGCTTCGTCGCGGTCGAGGCCGACGCCTCGAGCGAGGACGTGCTGCGGCGGGTCCACATCGGCCGCGCCCGCGGCCTCGTCGCCGCGGTCAGCACCGACGCCGAAAACGTCTATGCGGTGCTGAGCGCGCGGCTGCTTCGTCCCGACCTCTTCATCGTCGGACGCGCCGAAACCGACGATGCCCGCACCAAGCTGAAGCGCGCCGGCGCGGATCGCGTCATTTCGCCGTACCATCTGGGCGGCGTGCAGCTGGCGCAGACCGCGCTGCGGCCGGCGGTGGTCGATTTCGTACAGCTGGCCACATCGTCCGACAACATGGACCTGAACCTGGAGCAGGTGCACATCGGCAGCGGCTCGTCGCTCGACGGGTCCAACCTGATCGAAGCCGGGGTGCGCCAGCGCTTCGGCGTCGTCGTTGTCGGCATCCGCCACGCGGATGGCCGCATGGACTTCAACCCCGAGCCCGAGATGGTGATGCGGGCCGGCGACGACCTGGTCGTGCTCGGCCGCGGGAGCAACCTCAGGGAGCTCGAAGCGGCGGCGGCGGCGAAGAATGGTGCCCGTGAGCGCGCGATTACTTGA
- the thiE gene encoding thiamine phosphate synthase yields MLPPLYPIVDVDLCRARGVDPLAVLAACLEGGARFLQLRDKDPSSGARLARAEAAVALARPAGARIIVNDRADLARLSGAAGVHVGQDDLPVEEVRRIAGREAIVGVSTHDEAQVRAAAATSADYIAVGPVYGTATKDTGYTARGLDFVRAAVRHLGGEPAARRRPIVAIGGITLERAPAVIAAGAASVAVISDLLAGDDPAARVRAFLESLSGRRV; encoded by the coding sequence ATGCTGCCTCCCCTCTATCCGATCGTCGACGTCGATCTGTGCCGCGCCCGCGGCGTCGACCCGCTCGCCGTGCTCGCGGCGTGTCTCGAGGGGGGCGCCCGTTTCCTGCAGCTTCGCGACAAGGATCCGTCGAGCGGCGCGCGGCTGGCGCGGGCCGAGGCGGCGGTGGCGCTGGCACGGCCGGCCGGAGCGCGGATCATCGTCAACGACCGCGCCGACCTCGCCCGCCTCAGTGGCGCGGCGGGCGTCCACGTCGGCCAGGACGACCTGCCGGTCGAGGAGGTGCGGCGCATCGCCGGGCGGGAGGCGATCGTCGGCGTGTCGACGCATGACGAGGCGCAGGTGCGCGCCGCGGCAGCGACGAGCGCCGACTACATCGCCGTCGGGCCTGTCTACGGCACCGCCACCAAGGACACCGGCTACACGGCCCGCGGGCTCGATTTCGTACGCGCCGCGGTGCGCCATCTCGGCGGCGAGCCGGCCGCCCGCCGGCGGCCGATCGTGGCGATCGGCGGCATCACCCTCGAGCGGGCTCCTGCGGTGATCGCCGCCGGCGCGGCGTCGGTCGCGGTGATCTCCGATCTGCTGGCCGGCGACGACCCTGCCGCACGCGTCCGCGCCTTCCTCGAGAGCCTGTCCGGACGTCGCGTATAA
- a CDS encoding bifunctional 5,10-methylenetetrahydrofolate dehydrogenase/5,10-methenyltetrahydrofolate cyclohydrolase, producing the protein MSARLLDGTGVGAAIRAAALPRVRAFAERTGRPPGLGIVLVGDDPASDVYVRNKVKAGAEAGLWVDLQRLPASASLADLLALVGRLNASETHDGILVQSPLPGAMGKGASQQVFDAIDPAKDVDGFHPVNVGKLVQGRAHLKPCTPSGVIEILDRSGIAIGGQHAVVIGRSEIVGKPMAMLLLQRDATVTICHSKTPDLPAVAARADILVAALGRPAFVTREFVKPGATVIDVGTTPVSDRALADKIFGAGSKRLESFDRRGSIVVGDVHPNAAERAGAMTPVPGGVGPLTIAMLLMNTLAAAEARCSVLR; encoded by the coding sequence GTGAGCGCGCGATTACTTGACGGCACGGGCGTCGGCGCGGCGATCCGCGCGGCGGCGCTGCCGCGGGTGCGGGCGTTCGCCGAGCGCACCGGCCGCCCGCCCGGATTGGGCATCGTCCTCGTCGGCGACGATCCGGCATCCGACGTGTACGTCCGGAACAAGGTGAAGGCGGGAGCCGAGGCCGGGCTATGGGTCGATCTGCAGCGCCTGCCTGCGTCGGCGTCGCTCGCCGACCTGCTGGCGCTGGTCGGGCGGCTGAACGCCAGCGAGACCCACGACGGCATTCTCGTGCAGTCGCCGCTACCCGGAGCGATGGGCAAGGGCGCATCGCAGCAGGTGTTCGACGCCATCGACCCGGCTAAGGACGTCGACGGCTTCCATCCCGTCAATGTCGGTAAGCTGGTGCAGGGGCGCGCGCACCTGAAGCCGTGCACGCCTTCCGGGGTGATCGAGATCCTGGATCGCTCGGGGATCGCGATCGGCGGCCAGCACGCCGTGGTCATCGGGCGGAGCGAGATCGTCGGCAAGCCGATGGCGATGCTGCTGCTGCAGCGCGACGCGACCGTGACGATCTGCCACTCGAAGACGCCGGACCTGCCGGCGGTCGCGGCGCGGGCCGACATCCTCGTGGCGGCGCTCGGCCGTCCGGCGTTCGTGACGCGCGAGTTCGTCAAGCCCGGCGCGACGGTGATCGACGTCGGGACGACGCCGGTGTCCGACCGCGCGCTGGCCGACAAGATCTTCGGCGCCGGTTCGAAGCGGCTGGAGAGCTTCGACCGCCGCGGCTCGATCGTCGTCGGCGACGTGCATCCGAACGCCGCGGAACGGGCCGGGGCGATGACGCCGGTGCCGGGCGGGGTCGGGCCGCTGACGATTGCGATGCTTCTGATGAATACGCTCGCAGCCGCGGAGGCGCGTTGCTCCGTGTTGCGCTGA
- the coaE gene encoding dephospho-CoA kinase (Dephospho-CoA kinase (CoaE) performs the final step in coenzyme A biosynthesis.) translates to MLRVALTGGIATGKSYCLARFAALGASTIDADVLAREAVAPGSPGLQAVADRFGSGVVAADGALDRAALGRIVFADSKARAALEAIVHPEVYRRIREWYANLPSAHVVAVADIPLVFETGHQHDFDQVIVAACGPEEQVRRVMARDRLTDGDARARLAAQWPITEKVNRATHVIWTDRGHDQTSHQVRDVYTALEAATA, encoded by the coding sequence TTGCTCCGTGTTGCGCTGACCGGCGGGATCGCGACGGGGAAGTCCTACTGCCTCGCGCGCTTTGCCGCGCTGGGGGCCTCGACGATCGATGCCGACGTGCTGGCCCGCGAAGCGGTCGCGCCCGGATCGCCAGGGTTGCAGGCAGTCGCCGACCGTTTCGGCAGCGGCGTGGTGGCCGCTGACGGTGCGCTCGATCGCGCCGCGCTCGGCCGGATCGTGTTCGCCGATTCGAAGGCCCGGGCGGCGCTCGAGGCGATCGTCCATCCCGAGGTCTACCGCCGCATCCGCGAGTGGTACGCCAACCTGCCGTCGGCCCACGTCGTTGCCGTCGCGGATATTCCGCTCGTCTTCGAGACGGGGCATCAGCACGACTTCGACCAGGTCATCGTCGCGGCGTGCGGACCCGAGGAACAGGTCCGCCGCGTCATGGCGCGCGACCGGCTGACCGACGGCGACGCCCGCGCGCGTCTTGCCGCGCAGTGGCCGATCACCGAGAAGGTGAATCGCGCCACGCACGTCATCTGGACCGATCGCGGCCACGACCAGACGAGCCATCAGGTGCGTGATGTATACACAGCGCTCGAGGCAGCGACCGCCTGA